In a single window of the Pocillopora verrucosa isolate sample1 chromosome 4, ASM3666991v2, whole genome shotgun sequence genome:
- the LOC131777411 gene encoding golgin subfamily A member 6-like protein 7 isoform X1, producing MTSYLARTQTLKEEKDLRMFHPKEMQCDKRDEGDEQCKLTEEPLEKKKICSKAEGEHPANENSNNILTSNYESEENLENSHSEDFKIGTQKEKEEGCGLTDQSWVDDTDCTQLEGSPELCSETEEETHSHEEKDISSPGFNNEEEFEDDEKDCNQLESGSIVFNEGLTSESLHIRMALHVQSIFSKLWNAFFTILYLLTKGAGKNKDAQTKPPPYDTKVSKPSDGLVADVSFATLKDMDVYIKKLERRLADLEKMTQEMAQLDSRSKEINNRTERMEEKLTQHDLQLIEMENSARKMENYGEMIMVQQDLQSKEMEKWTEKIERKISQYDSQLQEIDNRGEMMRNKMAQKDVQSKEIIQRAEKIKRNIAQHDSQLQEIDNHEEMMKNKMAKQDSQSKEIVKRAEKIERNIAQHDSQLQEIDNHEEMMKNKMAKQDSQSKEIVKRAEKIERSIARHDSQLQDMDNRGEIMKKKMAQQDSQSKEMGKWAEKIEGKISLHDSQLQEIDNRGEMMKGKMAQQDLRSKEIVKRAEKIERNITQHDSQLQDMNNRGEMMKKEMAQQDSKSKEMDKRAEEIERNIAQLDWQLQDMNNRAEKLKKEMTHYDSQLQEMGNRCESMQDKVAQQGSQFEEASNRVERMKRVLAQQMDHLKERMEKGMREVGEIVNNHYAFICIQDQKTVHLHSYLNRVLQQHLIYWRNGQTQLRNSLDYLNARIDTLFAMSPSTPAEL from the exons ATGACTTCATACCTTGCAAGAACACAAACCCTTAAAGAGGAAAAA GACTTGAGGATGTTTCATCCAAAGGAAATGCAATGTGATAAACGTGACGAGGGTGATGAGCAATGTAAATTGACAGAAGAACctctggagaaaaaaaagatctgcAGTAAG GCTGAAGGGGAACACCCAGCCAATGAGAACAGTAACAACATACTAACTTCCAACTACGAAAGCGAAGAG AACCTAGAAAACTCTCATTCCGAAGACTTTAAAATTGGTACTcagaaagagaaggaagaggGATGTGGATTAACAGACCAATCCTGGGTGGATGATACAGACTGCACTCAACTCGAAGGTTCGCCTGAACTATGCAGTGAG ACTGAAGAGGAAACCCATTCCCATGAGGAAAAAGACATTTCGTCTCCTGGTTTCAATAACGAAGAG GAGTTTGAGGATGATGAAAAGGATTGTAATCAACTTGAGAGTGGATCAATTGTATTTAATGAG GGTCTTACCAGCGAATCGTTGCATATCCGTATGGCACTTCATGTTCAGAGTATCTTCAGCAAGTTATGGAACGCTTTTttcaccattttgtatctgTTAACTAAAGGTGCAGGTAAAAACAAGGACGCCCAGACTAAACCCCCTCCTTATGATACAAAAGTCTCCAAACCAAGCGATGGCCTGGTCGCCGACGTATCTTTTGCCACACTTAAAGATATGGACGTCTATATTAAGAAGCTTGAAAGAAGATTAGCTGACCTGGAGAAAATGACCCAAGAAATGGCCCAACTCGACTCGCGATCGAAGGAAATAAATAATCGCACAGAGAGGATGGAAGAGAAGTTGACCCAACACGATTTACAATTGATAGAAATGGAAAATAGTGCAAGGAAGATGGAAAATTATGGGGAGATGATAATGGTCCAACAAGATTTGCAGTccaaagaaatggaaaagtgGACAGAGAAGATTGAGAGGAAAATCTCCCAGTACGACTCACAATTGCAAGAGATAGATAATCGTGGAGAGATGATGAGGAATAAAATGGCCCAAAAAGATGTGCAGTCCAAAGAAATCATTCAACGGGCAGAGAAGATAAAGAGAAATATTGCCCAGCACGACTCACAATTGCAAGAGATAGATAATCATGAGGAGATGATGAAGAATAAAATGGCCAAACAAGATTCGCAGTCCAAAGAAATCGTTAAACGGGCAGAGAAGATAGAGAGAAATATTGCCCAGCACGACTCACAATTGCAAGAGATAGATAATCATGAGGAGATGATGAAGAATAAAATGGCCAAACAAGATTCGCAGTCCAAAGAAATCGTTAAACGGGCAGAGAAGATAGAGAGAAGTATTGCCCGGCACGACTCGCAATTGCAAGACATGGATAATCGTGGTgagataatgaagaaaaaaatggccCAACAAGATTCGCAGTCCAAAGAAATGGGAAAGTGGGCAGAGAAGATTGAGGGGAAAATCTCCCTGCACGACTCGCAATTGCAAGAGATCGATAATCGTGGAGAGATGATGAAGGGTAAAATGGCCCAACAAGATTTGCGGTCCAAAGAAATCGTCAAACGTGCAGAGAAGATTGAGAGAAATATTACCCAGCACGATTCGCAATTACAAGATATGAATAATCGTGGAGAGATGATGAAGAAGGAAATGGCCCAGCAAGATTCCAAGTCCAAAGAAATGGATAAACGGGCAGAGGAGATTGAGAGAAATATTGCCCAGCTCGACTGGCAATTACAAGATATGAATAATCGTGCAGAGAAGCTGAAGAAGGAAATGACCCACTACGATTCGCAATTGCAAGAGATGGGTAACCGTTGTGAGTCAATGCAGGATAAAGTGGCCCAACAAGGTTCACAGTTTGAAGAAGCAAGTAATCGTGTTGAGAGGATGAAGAGGGTGCTGGCCCAACAAATGGATCACCTTAAAGAGAGGATGGAGAAGGGAATGCGAGAAGTAGGCGAAATAGTTAACAACCATTACGCCTTTATCTGCATTCAGGACCAGAAGACCGTCCATCTTCATAGTTACCTCAACAGAGTGTTACAACAGCACTTGATCTACTGGCGAAATGGTCAAACCCAATTACGAAATAGCTTAGATTATCTGAATGCGCGAATTGATACCTTATTCGCAATGTCTCCAAGTACACCGGCTGAACTGTAA
- the LOC131777411 gene encoding golgin subfamily A member 6-like protein 7 isoform X2 has translation MTSYLARTQTLKEEKDLRMFHPKEMQCDKRDEGDEQCKLTEEPLEKKKICSKNLENSHSEDFKIGTQKEKEEGCGLTDQSWVDDTDCTQLEGSPELCSETEEETHSHEEKDISSPGFNNEEEFEDDEKDCNQLESGSIVFNEGLTSESLHIRMALHVQSIFSKLWNAFFTILYLLTKGAGKNKDAQTKPPPYDTKVSKPSDGLVADVSFATLKDMDVYIKKLERRLADLEKMTQEMAQLDSRSKEINNRTERMEEKLTQHDLQLIEMENSARKMENYGEMIMVQQDLQSKEMEKWTEKIERKISQYDSQLQEIDNRGEMMRNKMAQKDVQSKEIIQRAEKIKRNIAQHDSQLQEIDNHEEMMKNKMAKQDSQSKEIVKRAEKIERNIAQHDSQLQEIDNHEEMMKNKMAKQDSQSKEIVKRAEKIERSIARHDSQLQDMDNRGEIMKKKMAQQDSQSKEMGKWAEKIEGKISLHDSQLQEIDNRGEMMKGKMAQQDLRSKEIVKRAEKIERNITQHDSQLQDMNNRGEMMKKEMAQQDSKSKEMDKRAEEIERNIAQLDWQLQDMNNRAEKLKKEMTHYDSQLQEMGNRCESMQDKVAQQGSQFEEASNRVERMKRVLAQQMDHLKERMEKGMREVGEIVNNHYAFICIQDQKTVHLHSYLNRVLQQHLIYWRNGQTQLRNSLDYLNARIDTLFAMSPSTPAEL, from the exons ATGACTTCATACCTTGCAAGAACACAAACCCTTAAAGAGGAAAAA GACTTGAGGATGTTTCATCCAAAGGAAATGCAATGTGATAAACGTGACGAGGGTGATGAGCAATGTAAATTGACAGAAGAACctctggagaaaaaaaagatctgcAGTAAG AACCTAGAAAACTCTCATTCCGAAGACTTTAAAATTGGTACTcagaaagagaaggaagaggGATGTGGATTAACAGACCAATCCTGGGTGGATGATACAGACTGCACTCAACTCGAAGGTTCGCCTGAACTATGCAGTGAG ACTGAAGAGGAAACCCATTCCCATGAGGAAAAAGACATTTCGTCTCCTGGTTTCAATAACGAAGAG GAGTTTGAGGATGATGAAAAGGATTGTAATCAACTTGAGAGTGGATCAATTGTATTTAATGAG GGTCTTACCAGCGAATCGTTGCATATCCGTATGGCACTTCATGTTCAGAGTATCTTCAGCAAGTTATGGAACGCTTTTttcaccattttgtatctgTTAACTAAAGGTGCAGGTAAAAACAAGGACGCCCAGACTAAACCCCCTCCTTATGATACAAAAGTCTCCAAACCAAGCGATGGCCTGGTCGCCGACGTATCTTTTGCCACACTTAAAGATATGGACGTCTATATTAAGAAGCTTGAAAGAAGATTAGCTGACCTGGAGAAAATGACCCAAGAAATGGCCCAACTCGACTCGCGATCGAAGGAAATAAATAATCGCACAGAGAGGATGGAAGAGAAGTTGACCCAACACGATTTACAATTGATAGAAATGGAAAATAGTGCAAGGAAGATGGAAAATTATGGGGAGATGATAATGGTCCAACAAGATTTGCAGTccaaagaaatggaaaagtgGACAGAGAAGATTGAGAGGAAAATCTCCCAGTACGACTCACAATTGCAAGAGATAGATAATCGTGGAGAGATGATGAGGAATAAAATGGCCCAAAAAGATGTGCAGTCCAAAGAAATCATTCAACGGGCAGAGAAGATAAAGAGAAATATTGCCCAGCACGACTCACAATTGCAAGAGATAGATAATCATGAGGAGATGATGAAGAATAAAATGGCCAAACAAGATTCGCAGTCCAAAGAAATCGTTAAACGGGCAGAGAAGATAGAGAGAAATATTGCCCAGCACGACTCACAATTGCAAGAGATAGATAATCATGAGGAGATGATGAAGAATAAAATGGCCAAACAAGATTCGCAGTCCAAAGAAATCGTTAAACGGGCAGAGAAGATAGAGAGAAGTATTGCCCGGCACGACTCGCAATTGCAAGACATGGATAATCGTGGTgagataatgaagaaaaaaatggccCAACAAGATTCGCAGTCCAAAGAAATGGGAAAGTGGGCAGAGAAGATTGAGGGGAAAATCTCCCTGCACGACTCGCAATTGCAAGAGATCGATAATCGTGGAGAGATGATGAAGGGTAAAATGGCCCAACAAGATTTGCGGTCCAAAGAAATCGTCAAACGTGCAGAGAAGATTGAGAGAAATATTACCCAGCACGATTCGCAATTACAAGATATGAATAATCGTGGAGAGATGATGAAGAAGGAAATGGCCCAGCAAGATTCCAAGTCCAAAGAAATGGATAAACGGGCAGAGGAGATTGAGAGAAATATTGCCCAGCTCGACTGGCAATTACAAGATATGAATAATCGTGCAGAGAAGCTGAAGAAGGAAATGACCCACTACGATTCGCAATTGCAAGAGATGGGTAACCGTTGTGAGTCAATGCAGGATAAAGTGGCCCAACAAGGTTCACAGTTTGAAGAAGCAAGTAATCGTGTTGAGAGGATGAAGAGGGTGCTGGCCCAACAAATGGATCACCTTAAAGAGAGGATGGAGAAGGGAATGCGAGAAGTAGGCGAAATAGTTAACAACCATTACGCCTTTATCTGCATTCAGGACCAGAAGACCGTCCATCTTCATAGTTACCTCAACAGAGTGTTACAACAGCACTTGATCTACTGGCGAAATGGTCAAACCCAATTACGAAATAGCTTAGATTATCTGAATGCGCGAATTGATACCTTATTCGCAATGTCTCCAAGTACACCGGCTGAACTGTAA